A region of Kribbella sp. NBC_01245 DNA encodes the following proteins:
- a CDS encoding TIM barrel protein: MAYELSVCVEMLFREHGDPMSEQQLKAVKAAGIDAVEFWMWRNKNIDSIERLTSELGLRITSMVSEPTSHLVDPSRHDEFLSGVRDSVRVANRLGVPNLVVLSGDSRPGIPAAEQTSAIVTGLRAAAPIAEAAGVTLVLEPLNTRVDHIGNFLDSTPLALELLAEIDSPNVKLLYDLYHSVVMGETPSEVLSGAADLIGHVQIADHPGRHEPGSGHIDWRQQIATLTTIGYQCPLGLEYSPSTPDSPKSLTHIRAIVA; the protein is encoded by the coding sequence ATGGCGTACGAACTGTCTGTCTGTGTAGAGATGTTGTTCCGCGAGCACGGCGACCCAATGTCGGAGCAGCAACTCAAGGCGGTGAAGGCGGCCGGTATCGACGCGGTCGAGTTCTGGATGTGGCGCAACAAGAACATCGACTCCATCGAGCGACTCACCAGCGAACTCGGCCTACGAATCACGTCCATGGTAAGTGAGCCGACGAGCCATCTCGTTGACCCGAGCCGTCACGACGAGTTCCTCAGCGGTGTTCGTGACTCGGTGCGAGTTGCCAACCGGCTTGGTGTGCCAAACCTCGTTGTGCTGTCCGGCGACTCCCGCCCGGGGATCCCCGCCGCAGAACAGACGAGCGCGATCGTCACCGGGCTACGAGCAGCCGCACCGATCGCCGAGGCCGCGGGCGTGACCCTCGTGCTCGAACCGCTCAACACGCGGGTCGACCACATCGGCAACTTCCTGGACTCGACTCCGCTCGCCCTGGAACTACTGGCCGAGATCGACTCGCCCAACGTCAAGCTGCTATACGACCTCTACCACTCAGTCGTCATGGGCGAGACGCCTTCGGAGGTGCTCTCGGGAGCCGCAGACCTGATCGGCCACGTCCAGATCGCCGACCATCCCGGCCGCCACGAACCCGGCTCGGGCCACATCGACTGGCGCCAGCAAATCGCCACCTTGACCACCATCGGCTACCAGTGCCCCCTCGGCCTCGAATACAGCCCCTCCACCCCCGACTCCCCCAAGTCCCTAACCCACATCCGCGCAATCGTCGCCTGA
- a CDS encoding bifunctional 4-hydroxy-2-oxoglutarate aldolase/2-dehydro-3-deoxy-phosphogluconate aldolase produces the protein MELLAELTRRRVLAIIRADSAELALTSVRTLIEAGVTALEISLTTPGAAEALREARAEFGPEVLLGAGTVVTPEQADEVAAAGVGFIVTPAITRGAQRSIELGLPLLCGALTPTEVITALDLGALAVKIFPAKLYGPGYLKELRAPLPKAPLIAVGGIDATSAPEYLRAGAFAVGIGSPLLGDAGQGGSQTALAARANEFLKAVANA, from the coding sequence ATGGAACTACTGGCGGAACTCACCCGGAGGCGGGTGCTCGCGATCATCCGCGCGGACAGTGCCGAGCTCGCGCTCACCAGCGTGCGCACGTTGATCGAGGCCGGCGTGACCGCGCTCGAGATCTCGCTGACCACGCCCGGCGCGGCCGAGGCTCTGCGAGAAGCGCGGGCGGAGTTCGGCCCGGAGGTGCTGCTCGGCGCGGGCACGGTGGTGACACCGGAGCAGGCCGACGAGGTGGCCGCCGCCGGGGTCGGGTTCATCGTCACTCCGGCGATCACGCGTGGTGCCCAGCGGAGTATCGAGCTCGGTCTGCCACTGCTGTGCGGCGCGTTGACCCCGACCGAGGTCATCACCGCGCTGGACCTCGGCGCGCTCGCGGTGAAGATCTTCCCGGCCAAGCTGTACGGCCCCGGCTATCTCAAGGAGCTGCGCGCACCGTTGCCCAAGGCCCCTTTGATCGCCGTCGGCGGTATCGACGCGACCTCCGCCCCTGAGTACCTCCGCGCCGGCGCCTTCGCCGTCGGCATCGGCTCCCCCCTGCTAGGCGATGCCGGCCAAGGCGGTTCCCAGACCGCACTAGCCGCCCGAGCCAACGAATTCCTCAAGGCAGTCGCAAATGCCTGA
- a CDS encoding sugar kinase, whose protein sequence is MPDAENSDLPTSDDPTSAPAAADPAAAEPGAAGLAASGAPAPDVLTFGEAMVSIRTRQALRLGGEASLSVAGSESNVAIGLARLGHHPRWVGAVGNDQPGQLVLRTLRAEGVDISLTRLSDTSFTGFIAFDQPAHDVTRVSYHRRGSAGSELTVADVAKALAAARPRLLHVTGITPALSERARKATAYVVQAAAAEGVPVSLDVNYRSRLWSRAGAASCLRPLLPHLTTVFASDDELDILTAAPDPVPALLAAGVTEVVVTAGGAGAWTHTSAGTIHQPALPVTVVDSIGAGDAFVAGYLSATLDALDIPARLARATACGAFCVSAHGDWESLPTRQDLTPHTPGTTLR, encoded by the coding sequence ATGCCTGACGCCGAGAACTCCGACCTCCCCACGTCGGACGACCCGACCTCTGCCCCCGCCGCCGCTGACCCCGCGGCTGCTGAGCCCGGCGCCGCTGGCCTCGCGGCCAGTGGCGCGCCAGCTCCGGATGTGCTGACGTTTGGCGAAGCGATGGTCTCGATCCGCACCCGCCAGGCCTTACGACTCGGCGGCGAGGCATCGCTATCCGTCGCAGGCTCCGAGAGCAATGTCGCGATCGGCCTTGCCCGGCTTGGCCATCACCCCCGCTGGGTAGGTGCCGTCGGCAACGACCAACCCGGCCAACTGGTGCTACGCACGCTCCGCGCCGAAGGCGTCGACATAAGCCTGACCCGCTTGTCGGACACCTCGTTCACCGGTTTCATCGCGTTCGACCAACCCGCGCACGACGTCACCCGGGTGAGCTATCACCGCCGCGGCTCGGCCGGTTCGGAACTGACCGTCGCCGATGTCGCAAAGGCCTTGGCGGCAGCCCGGCCGCGCCTCCTGCACGTCACCGGCATCACCCCGGCGTTATCCGAACGCGCCCGCAAGGCAACGGCGTACGTCGTACAGGCTGCTGCTGCCGAGGGCGTACCGGTCTCGCTGGACGTCAACTACCGCAGCCGTCTGTGGTCCCGCGCCGGGGCGGCTAGTTGCCTTCGGCCCCTACTTCCCCACCTCACCACGGTCTTCGCCTCCGACGACGAACTCGACATCCTCACCGCAGCGCCCGACCCGGTCCCGGCCCTCCTAGCAGCCGGCGTGACGGAAGTCGTCGTCACCGCAGGCGGCGCCGGCGCGTGGACCCACACCTCGGCGGGCACCATCCACCAACCCGCCCTCCCGGTCACGGTAGTCGACAGCATCGGCGCCGGCGACGCCTTCGTAGCGGGCTACCTAAGCGCCACCCTCGACGCCCTCGACATCCCCGCCCGCCTAGCCCGAGCCACCGCCTGCGGCGCCTTCTGCGTCTCCGCCCACGGCGACTGGGAATCCCTCCCCACCCGCCAAGACCTAACCCCCCACACCCCCGGCACCACCCTCCGCTAA
- a CDS encoding sialidase family protein — protein MRRLLTLALLSATLTATATTQTAATTQLTATGQTAATAQTAGTDRTAATARAAATDRTAATAQPAAINAITQTVLFDKGGAGYGCYRIPAIVRTNTGALLAFAEARRAWCGDSQEIDLVMRRSIDNGRTWSPQKIVLSGTDTNPNAVATRGNPTPIADLETGRVVLLSTFDPGTTTDRPRTPYVQISDDDGVTFKPARSLAGEIDDPAWGWYATGPGHGIQLTRGEHAGDLVAGTNYDTSGRGAGQLVYSSDHGDTWHKGATDLRSDSAVPQEISLVEKAGGGIYAAARNNTGAPGASRMGAVSNDGGRTFAAPFATIPNLTTPVVQGAVQRLRATDEGDRYNRILFSAPADPERRRYMTIRSSYDEGKNWDTGTRITSDWSGYSDLTELATGELGLLYEAGAVDARDQIRFARFTESDLGLPDGATGPTTPDISGLGNHAYLRGGPAVATGKFGQGRDLDGTDDHLQLPFAESLALGAGDFTTMTWIKYGASTANQAIFWGYGIDQFSQFWLRAEPGSSRIRGLITSNGNTGSVATTKAYNDNAWHHVALQRKAGTLSIWVDGVQVASAAAPAGSISPARPFRMYVGQRLDGLHRFDGTLDEVRIYRRALTVDELKRIYSSNSTDVPGAVLDLPLG, from the coding sequence ATGCGCAGACTCCTCACCCTCGCCCTCCTCAGCGCCACCCTGACCGCCACCGCCACCACCCAAACCGCCGCGACCACCCAGCTGACCGCAACCGGCCAAACCGCTGCGACCGCGCAAACCGCCGGGACTGACCGAACCGCCGCCACCGCCCGTGCGGCCGCGACCGACCGAACCGCCGCGACCGCGCAACCTGCCGCGATTAACGCGATCACCCAGACCGTGTTGTTCGACAAGGGTGGCGCGGGCTACGGCTGCTACCGCATCCCAGCGATCGTCCGTACCAACACCGGCGCCCTGCTCGCCTTTGCCGAGGCTCGTCGCGCCTGGTGTGGCGACTCGCAGGAGATCGACCTGGTGATGCGCCGATCGATCGACAACGGCCGGACCTGGAGCCCACAGAAGATCGTGCTCTCCGGCACCGACACCAACCCGAACGCCGTCGCGACCCGCGGCAACCCCACCCCAATCGCCGATCTCGAGACGGGCCGAGTGGTTCTGCTGAGCACGTTCGACCCCGGTACGACGACGGACCGCCCGCGGACGCCGTACGTGCAGATCAGCGACGACGACGGCGTCACCTTCAAACCGGCGCGAAGCCTGGCAGGCGAGATCGACGACCCCGCGTGGGGTTGGTATGCGACAGGTCCCGGCCATGGCATCCAGTTGACCCGCGGCGAACACGCGGGCGATCTCGTCGCGGGCACGAACTACGACACGAGCGGTCGGGGTGCGGGCCAACTCGTCTACAGCAGCGATCACGGCGATACCTGGCACAAAGGCGCGACCGACCTGCGCAGCGACTCTGCGGTGCCGCAGGAGATCAGCCTGGTGGAGAAGGCGGGCGGCGGTATCTACGCCGCCGCGCGGAACAACACGGGCGCGCCTGGCGCCAGCCGAATGGGTGCCGTGAGCAACGACGGCGGCCGGACCTTCGCGGCACCGTTCGCGACGATCCCGAACCTCACCACCCCGGTCGTCCAAGGCGCGGTGCAACGCCTGCGAGCGACCGACGAGGGTGACCGCTACAACCGGATCCTCTTCTCGGCGCCGGCCGATCCCGAACGCCGCCGCTACATGACCATCCGCTCCAGCTACGACGAAGGCAAGAACTGGGACACCGGCACTCGCATCACCTCGGACTGGTCCGGCTATTCCGACCTGACCGAATTGGCGACAGGCGAGCTCGGCCTGCTCTACGAGGCGGGCGCGGTCGATGCGCGAGACCAGATCCGTTTCGCGCGCTTCACCGAGTCGGACCTCGGGCTGCCCGATGGCGCGACCGGTCCGACCACCCCGGACATCTCGGGCCTCGGGAACCACGCCTACCTTCGCGGCGGTCCGGCCGTTGCCACGGGCAAGTTCGGTCAAGGGCGGGATCTCGACGGGACGGACGATCACCTGCAACTGCCGTTCGCCGAATCCCTCGCGCTCGGCGCGGGCGACTTCACCACGATGACGTGGATCAAGTACGGCGCTTCGACCGCGAATCAGGCGATCTTCTGGGGTTACGGGATCGACCAGTTCTCGCAGTTCTGGTTGCGCGCCGAACCGGGATCGAGCCGGATCCGCGGCCTGATCACCAGCAACGGAAACACCGGATCGGTCGCCACCACCAAGGCGTACAACGACAACGCCTGGCACCACGTCGCCCTGCAACGGAAGGCCGGAACGCTGTCGATCTGGGTCGACGGCGTCCAGGTGGCGTCGGCGGCTGCGCCCGCTGGTTCGATCAGCCCGGCTCGCCCGTTCCGGATGTACGTCGGCCAGCGGTTGGACGGCCTGCACCGGTTCGACGGAACGCTCGACGAGGTCCGGATCTACCGACGGGCGTTGACCGTCGACGAGTTGAAGCGGATCTACTCGAGTAACTCGACCGACGTGCCCGGCGCCGTGCTCGATCTGCCGCTCGGATGA
- the dgoD gene encoding galactonate dehydratase — translation MRIERIETFLVPPRWLFCRIETSDGVVGWGEPVVEGRAEVVRTAIETLSEYLIGKDPLQIERHWQILTKGGFYRGGPVLSSAVAGLDHALWDIAGKVYDAPVHALLGGRVRDRVRVYAWVGGDEPGEVADQVAAQVEAGMTAVKMNGSGRIHPMPTLGEVDLIAGRLAAAREVLGPDRDVAIDLHGRVGVAGARRIMRRVEEYHPLFVEEPVLPENLAHLREVVESSTVPVALGERLFHRSEFIGPLAAGVAVVQPDVSHAGGISELRRIAVLAETHGAMLAPHCPLGPISLAASLQVAFATPNFLIQEQSRGLHYQREGDLVDYVLDPAPFEWVQGHAELNLLPGLGISVDEDAVRAADKTGHTWRNPVWTHEDGSFAEW, via the coding sequence GTGAGAATCGAGCGGATCGAGACGTTCCTGGTTCCGCCGCGCTGGCTGTTCTGCCGGATCGAGACCAGCGATGGCGTCGTCGGCTGGGGCGAACCTGTGGTCGAGGGGCGCGCCGAGGTGGTCCGGACAGCGATCGAGACCTTGTCCGAGTACTTGATCGGCAAGGACCCGCTCCAGATCGAACGGCACTGGCAGATCCTCACCAAGGGCGGCTTCTACCGAGGCGGCCCGGTGCTCAGCAGCGCCGTCGCCGGACTCGACCACGCGCTGTGGGATATCGCCGGCAAGGTGTACGACGCACCGGTGCACGCGCTGCTCGGTGGACGGGTCCGCGACCGGGTCCGGGTCTACGCGTGGGTCGGTGGTGACGAGCCGGGCGAGGTCGCGGACCAGGTCGCGGCTCAGGTCGAAGCCGGGATGACGGCCGTGAAGATGAACGGCAGCGGCCGGATCCACCCGATGCCGACGCTCGGCGAGGTCGACCTCATCGCGGGACGGCTCGCGGCCGCGCGCGAGGTGCTCGGGCCGGATCGGGATGTCGCGATCGACCTGCACGGACGCGTCGGCGTGGCCGGCGCCCGGCGGATCATGCGTCGTGTCGAGGAGTACCACCCGCTCTTCGTGGAGGAGCCGGTGCTGCCGGAGAACCTGGCGCATCTGCGCGAGGTGGTCGAGAGTTCGACCGTGCCGGTGGCGCTTGGGGAACGGCTGTTTCATCGCAGCGAGTTCATCGGCCCGTTGGCGGCCGGCGTGGCGGTGGTTCAGCCTGATGTTTCGCATGCTGGCGGCATCTCGGAGTTGCGGCGGATCGCCGTACTGGCCGAGACGCATGGCGCGATGCTCGCTCCGCACTGCCCGCTCGGGCCGATCTCGCTCGCGGCGAGTCTGCAGGTGGCCTTCGCGACGCCGAACTTCCTGATCCAGGAGCAGAGCCGTGGGCTGCACTACCAGCGGGAGGGCGATCTGGTCGACTACGTGCTGGATCCCGCGCCGTTCGAATGGGTGCAGGGACACGCCGAGCTGAATCTCCTGCCTGGCTTGGGAATCAGCGTCGACGAGGATGCGGTTCGGGCCGCTGACAAGACCGGGCATACGTGGCGTAACCCGGTGTGGACGCACGAGGATGGATCTTTCGCGGAATGGTGA
- a CDS encoding flavoprotein, which translates to MVASGAGGAEDLRAGLVEPLLAKGCRVAVTLTPTAARWLGELGEIDRLAELTGLPVRSTPRMPGEPREHPKVDVFAVAPATANTVAKLALGIADNQALSLLCEAVGSTPMLVFPRVNAAHARHPSWPSHLKLLQSAGVHLVYGDDVWPLYEPRDAGDVRPLLWAAILTGIERLLHPSR; encoded by the coding sequence GTGGTCGCCAGTGGTGCGGGCGGGGCTGAAGATTTGCGCGCAGGTCTGGTGGAACCGTTGCTCGCGAAGGGATGCCGAGTCGCCGTGACTCTCACCCCAACGGCCGCGCGATGGCTGGGCGAACTCGGGGAGATCGACCGCCTGGCCGAACTCACTGGCCTGCCGGTGCGCTCAACGCCTCGCATGCCCGGCGAACCTCGCGAGCACCCGAAGGTCGACGTGTTCGCAGTTGCTCCCGCGACAGCCAACACGGTGGCCAAACTCGCCCTCGGCATCGCCGACAACCAGGCGCTCTCGCTCCTCTGCGAAGCCGTCGGTTCCACGCCGATGCTGGTCTTCCCGCGCGTGAACGCCGCCCACGCACGTCACCCGTCCTGGCCGTCACACCTGAAGTTGCTCCAGTCCGCAGGCGTCCACCTGGTCTACGGCGACGACGTCTGGCCTCTCTACGAACCACGCGACGCAGGCGACGTACGACCGCTGCTCTGGGCTGCCATCCTCACCGGCATCGAGCGCCTTCTTCATCCCTCGCGGTAA